The sequence GCCCTTGATGCCGAAGCTCAATAGGCCAGAGGCACGGCCACCGAAGTCGCGTTGAATCAACTCATAGTCTGGGCTGCTGGTTAGGCCTGGATAGTTCACCCAAGACACTAAGTCGTGTGCTTCTAGGTATTGGGCTACTTTCACGGCGTTGTCGCAATGGCGTTCTAGGCGTAGCGGCAGGGTTTCCAAGCCTTGTAGAATCAAGAAGGCATTAAATGGGCTTAAGGCTGCGCCGGTGTTGCGTAGCGGCACCACGCGGGCACGGGCGATAAAGGCGGCGGCGCCAAAGTGTTCGTGATAGTTGACGCCGTGGTAAGACGGGTCAGGCGTGGTCAAGGCAGGGAAGCGTTCGGCGTGTTTGCCCCAGTCGAATTTACCGCCGTCGATGATGGCGCCGCCAATGCTGTTGCCGTGGCCGCCGATGTATTTGGTGAGCGATTCCACCACGATGTCGGCGCCCAGCGCTAAAGCGTTACAAATTAAGGGCGTGGCCACGGTGTTGTCGACCACCAGCGGTAGGCCGTGGGCGTGAGCCGCTTCGGCGAAAGCTGGAATGTCCACAACGTTAATGGCAGGGTTGCCGATGCTTTCGCAGTAAACCAATTTGGTTTTGGCGTCCACCAAGGTGGCGATGTCTTCAGGTTTTTTAGCGTCGACAAAGCGCACTTCAATGCCTTGCTTGGGCAGGGTGTGGGCAAATAGGTTAAACGTGCCGCCGTATAGGGTGGAGATGGCCACGATATTGTCGCCAGCCTCGGCCAAGGTTTGGATGGCGTAGGTGATTGCAGCCATGCCGCTGGCCACGGCCACGGCGGCAATCCCGCCTTCAAGCTGGGCCAAGCGCTCTTCTAGCACGGCATTGGTCGGATTCATGATGCGGGTGTAAATATTGCCCGCGACGTTTAGGTTAAATAAATCGGCACCGTGCTGGGTATT comes from Neisseriaceae bacterium CLB008 and encodes:
- a CDS encoding O-acetylhomoserine aminocarboxypropyltransferase/cysteine synthase family protein produces the protein MKPETIVLHAGYSPDPTTKSVAVPIYQTTSYAFDNTQHGADLFNLNVAGNIYTRIMNPTNAVLEERLAQLEGGIAAVAVASGMAAITYAIQTLAEAGDNIVAISTLYGGTFNLFAHTLPKQGIEVRFVDAKKPEDIATLVDAKTKLVYCESIGNPAINVVDIPAFAEAAHAHGLPLVVDNTVATPLICNALALGADIVVESLTKYIGGHGNSIGGAIIDGGKFDWGKHAERFPALTTPDPSYHGVNYHEHFGAAAFIARARVVPLRNTGAALSPFNAFLILQGLETLPLRLERHCDNAVKVAQYLEAHDLVSWVNYPGLTSSPDYELIQRDFGGRASGLLSFGIKGGIEAGGKFIDALQLITRLVNIGDAKSLACHPASTTHRQLNEAELKQAGVSTDLVRISVGLEHIDDILADIAQALAAAK